The following coding sequences lie in one Rhea pennata isolate bPtePen1 chromosome 10, bPtePen1.pri, whole genome shotgun sequence genomic window:
- the TPM1 gene encoding tropomyosin alpha-1 chain isoform X16 codes for MDAIKKKMQMLKLDKENALDRAEQAEADKKAAEERSKQLEDELVALQKKLKGTEDELDKYSESLKDAQEKLELAEKKATDAESEVASLNRRIQLVEEELDRAQERLATALQKLEEAEKAADESERGMKVIENRAQKDEEKMEIQEIQLKEAKHIAEEADRKYEEVARKLVIIESDLERAEERAELSESQVRQLEEQLRIMDQTLKALMAAEDKYSQKEDKYEEEIKVLTDKLKEAETRAEFAERSVTKLEKSIDDLEDELYAQKLKYKAISEELDHALNDMTSM; via the exons atggacGCCATCAAGAAGAAGATGCAGATGCTGAAGCTGGACAAGGAGAACGCGCTGGACCGCGCCGAGCAGGCCGAGGCCGACAAGAAGGCGGCGGAGGAGCGCAGCAAGCAG TTGGAGGACGAGCTGGTGGCTCTGCAAAAGAAGCTGAAGGGCACTGAGGATGAGCTGGACAAATACTCCGAGTCCCTTAAAGATGCCCAGGAAAAGTTGGAACTGGCTGAAAAAAAGGCCACAGAT GCTGAGAGCGAGGTAGCTTCTCTGAACAGACGCATCCAGCTGGTTGAGGAAGAGTTGGATCGGGCTCAGGAGCGCTTGGCCACTGCCCTGCAGAAGCTGGAGGAGGCTGAGAAGGCTGCAGATGAGAGTGAAAG AGGAATGAAGGTCATTGAAAATAGAGCCCAGAaggatgaagagaaaatggaaatccAAGAGATCCAGCTTAAAGAAGCTAAGCACATTGCTGAAGAGGCTGACCGCAAGTATGAAGAG GTGGCTCGTAAGCTTGTGATCATTGAGAGTGACCTGGAGCGGGCTGAGGAACGTGCTGAGCTTTCAGAAAG CCAAGTCCGACAGCTGGAAGAACAGTTAAGAATAATGGATCAAACCTTGAAAGCATTAATGGCTGCAGAGGATAAG TACTCGCAGAAAGAAGACAAATATGAAGAAGAGATCAAAGTATTGACTGACAAACTGAAGGAG GCTGAGACCCGTGCTGAATTTGCTGAGAGATCAGTAACCAAGCTGGAGAAGAGCATTGATGACCTAGAAG ATGAGCTATATGCTCAGAAACTGAAGTACAAAGCCATCAGCGAGGAGCTGGACCACGCTCTCAATGATATGACTTCCATGTAA
- the TPM1 gene encoding tropomyosin alpha-1 chain isoform X8, translating into MDAIKKKMQMLKLDKENALDRAEQAEADKKAAEERSKQLEEDIVQLEKQLHVTEDARDQVLEELHKAEDSLLSAEENAAKAESEVASLNRRIQLVEEELDRAQERLATALQKLEEAEKAADESERGMKVIENRAQKDEEKMEIQEIQLKEAKHIAEEADRKYEEVARKLVIIESDLERAEERAELSESKCAELEEELKTVTNNLKSLEAQAEKYSQKEDKYEEEIKVLTDKLKEAETRAEFAERSVTKLEKSIDDLEECNIVPVRKAKASLMVRDWSL; encoded by the exons atggacGCCATCAAGAAGAAGATGCAGATGCTGAAGCTGGACAAGGAGAACGCGCTGGACCGCGCCGAGCAGGCCGAGGCCGACAAGAAGGCGGCGGAGGAGCGCAGCAAGCAG CTAGAGGAGGACATCGTGCAATTGGAAAAGCAATTGCACGTGACGGAGGATGCGCGGGACCAGGTGCTGGAGGAGCTGCACAAGGCGGAGGACAGCCTCCTCTCCGCCGAGGAGAATGCCGCCAAG GCTGAGAGCGAGGTAGCTTCTCTGAACAGACGCATCCAGCTGGTTGAGGAAGAGTTGGATCGGGCTCAGGAGCGCTTGGCCACTGCCCTGCAGAAGCTGGAGGAGGCTGAGAAGGCTGCAGATGAGAGTGAAAG AGGAATGAAGGTCATTGAAAATAGAGCCCAGAaggatgaagagaaaatggaaatccAAGAGATCCAGCTTAAAGAAGCTAAGCACATTGCTGAAGAGGCTGACCGCAAGTATGAAGAG GTGGCTCGTAAGCTTGTGATCATTGAGAGTGACCTGGAGCGGGCTGAGGAACGTGCTGAGCTTTCAGAAAG CAAATGTGCTGAGCTTGAAGAGGAGTTGAAAACTGTGACCAACAACCTGAAGTCGCTGGAGGCTCAGGCTGAGAAG TACTCGCAGAAAGAAGACAAATATGAAGAAGAGATCAAAGTATTGACTGACAAACTGAAGGAG GCTGAGACCCGTGCTGAATTTGCTGAGAGATCAGTAACCAAGCTGGAGAAGAGCATTGATGACCTAGAAG
- the TPM1 gene encoding tropomyosin alpha-1 chain isoform X21 — translation MDAIKKKMQMLKLDKENALDRAEQAEADKKAAEERSKQLEDELVALQKKLKGTEDELDKYSESLKDAQEKLELAEKKATDAESEVASLNRRIQLVEEELDRAQERLATALQKLEEAEKAADESERGMKVIENRAQKDEEKMEIQEIQLKEAKHIAEEADRKYEEVARKLVIIESDLERAEERAELSESQVRQLEEQLRIMDQTLKALMAAEDKYSQKEDKYEEEIKVLTDKLKEAETRAEFAERSVTKLEKSIDDLEDQLYQQLEQNSRLTNELKLALNED, via the exons atggacGCCATCAAGAAGAAGATGCAGATGCTGAAGCTGGACAAGGAGAACGCGCTGGACCGCGCCGAGCAGGCCGAGGCCGACAAGAAGGCGGCGGAGGAGCGCAGCAAGCAG TTGGAGGACGAGCTGGTGGCTCTGCAAAAGAAGCTGAAGGGCACTGAGGATGAGCTGGACAAATACTCCGAGTCCCTTAAAGATGCCCAGGAAAAGTTGGAACTGGCTGAAAAAAAGGCCACAGAT GCTGAGAGCGAGGTAGCTTCTCTGAACAGACGCATCCAGCTGGTTGAGGAAGAGTTGGATCGGGCTCAGGAGCGCTTGGCCACTGCCCTGCAGAAGCTGGAGGAGGCTGAGAAGGCTGCAGATGAGAGTGAAAG AGGAATGAAGGTCATTGAAAATAGAGCCCAGAaggatgaagagaaaatggaaatccAAGAGATCCAGCTTAAAGAAGCTAAGCACATTGCTGAAGAGGCTGACCGCAAGTATGAAGAG GTGGCTCGTAAGCTTGTGATCATTGAGAGTGACCTGGAGCGGGCTGAGGAACGTGCTGAGCTTTCAGAAAG CCAAGTCCGACAGCTGGAAGAACAGTTAAGAATAATGGATCAAACCTTGAAAGCATTAATGGCTGCAGAGGATAAG TACTCGCAGAAAGAAGACAAATATGAAGAAGAGATCAAAGTATTGACTGACAAACTGAAGGAG GCTGAGACCCGTGCTGAATTTGCTGAGAGATCAGTAACCAAGCTGGAGAAGAGCATTGATGACCTAGAAG
- the TPM1 gene encoding tropomyosin alpha-1 chain isoform X20, with amino-acid sequence MDAIKKKMQMLKLDKENALDRAEQAEADKKAAEERSKQLEEDIVQLEKQLHVTEDARDQVLEELHKAEDSLLSAEENAAKAESEVASLNRRIQLVEEELDRAQERLATALQKLEEAEKAADESERGMKVIENRAQKDEEKMEIQEIQLKEAKHIAEEADRKYEEVARKLVIIESDLERAEERAELSESQVRQLEEQLRIMDQTLKALMAAEDKYSQKEDKYEEEIKVLTDKLKEAETRAEFAERSVTKLEKSIDDLEDQLYQQLEQNSRLTNELKLALNED; translated from the exons atggacGCCATCAAGAAGAAGATGCAGATGCTGAAGCTGGACAAGGAGAACGCGCTGGACCGCGCCGAGCAGGCCGAGGCCGACAAGAAGGCGGCGGAGGAGCGCAGCAAGCAG CTAGAGGAGGACATCGTGCAATTGGAAAAGCAATTGCACGTGACGGAGGATGCGCGGGACCAGGTGCTGGAGGAGCTGCACAAGGCGGAGGACAGCCTCCTCTCCGCCGAGGAGAATGCCGCCAAG GCTGAGAGCGAGGTAGCTTCTCTGAACAGACGCATCCAGCTGGTTGAGGAAGAGTTGGATCGGGCTCAGGAGCGCTTGGCCACTGCCCTGCAGAAGCTGGAGGAGGCTGAGAAGGCTGCAGATGAGAGTGAAAG AGGAATGAAGGTCATTGAAAATAGAGCCCAGAaggatgaagagaaaatggaaatccAAGAGATCCAGCTTAAAGAAGCTAAGCACATTGCTGAAGAGGCTGACCGCAAGTATGAAGAG GTGGCTCGTAAGCTTGTGATCATTGAGAGTGACCTGGAGCGGGCTGAGGAACGTGCTGAGCTTTCAGAAAG CCAAGTCCGACAGCTGGAAGAACAGTTAAGAATAATGGATCAAACCTTGAAAGCATTAATGGCTGCAGAGGATAAG TACTCGCAGAAAGAAGACAAATATGAAGAAGAGATCAAAGTATTGACTGACAAACTGAAGGAG GCTGAGACCCGTGCTGAATTTGCTGAGAGATCAGTAACCAAGCTGGAGAAGAGCATTGATGACCTAGAAG
- the TPM1 gene encoding tropomyosin alpha-1 chain isoform X15 has product MDAIKKKMQMLKLDKENALDRAEQAEADKKAAEERSKQLEEDIVQLEKQLHVTEDARDQVLEELHKAEDSLLSAEENAAKLEDELVALQKKLKGTEDELDKYSESLKDAQEKLELAEKKATDAESEVASLNRRIQLVEEELDRAQERLATALQKLEEAEKAADESERGMKVIENRAQKDEEKMEIQEIQLKEAKHIAEEADRKYEEVARKLVIIESDLERAEERAELSESKCAELEEELKTVTNNLKSLEAQAEKYSQKEDKYEEEIKVLTDKLKEAETRAEFAERSVTKLEKSIDDLEDELYAQKLKYKAISEELDHALNDMTSM; this is encoded by the exons atggacGCCATCAAGAAGAAGATGCAGATGCTGAAGCTGGACAAGGAGAACGCGCTGGACCGCGCCGAGCAGGCCGAGGCCGACAAGAAGGCGGCGGAGGAGCGCAGCAAGCAG CTAGAGGAGGACATCGTGCAATTGGAAAAGCAATTGCACGTGACGGAGGATGCGCGGGACCAGGTGCTGGAGGAGCTGCACAAGGCGGAGGACAGCCTCCTCTCCGCCGAGGAGAATGCCGCCAAG TTGGAGGACGAGCTGGTGGCTCTGCAAAAGAAGCTGAAGGGCACTGAGGATGAGCTGGACAAATACTCCGAGTCCCTTAAAGATGCCCAGGAAAAGTTGGAACTGGCTGAAAAAAAGGCCACAGAT GCTGAGAGCGAGGTAGCTTCTCTGAACAGACGCATCCAGCTGGTTGAGGAAGAGTTGGATCGGGCTCAGGAGCGCTTGGCCACTGCCCTGCAGAAGCTGGAGGAGGCTGAGAAGGCTGCAGATGAGAGTGAAAG AGGAATGAAGGTCATTGAAAATAGAGCCCAGAaggatgaagagaaaatggaaatccAAGAGATCCAGCTTAAAGAAGCTAAGCACATTGCTGAAGAGGCTGACCGCAAGTATGAAGAG GTGGCTCGTAAGCTTGTGATCATTGAGAGTGACCTGGAGCGGGCTGAGGAACGTGCTGAGCTTTCAGAAAG CAAATGTGCTGAGCTTGAAGAGGAGTTGAAAACTGTGACCAACAACCTGAAGTCGCTGGAGGCTCAGGCTGAGAAG TACTCGCAGAAAGAAGACAAATATGAAGAAGAGATCAAAGTATTGACTGACAAACTGAAGGAG GCTGAGACCCGTGCTGAATTTGCTGAGAGATCAGTAACCAAGCTGGAGAAGAGCATTGATGACCTAGAAG ATGAGCTATATGCTCAGAAACTGAAGTACAAAGCCATCAGCGAGGAGCTGGACCACGCTCTCAATGATATGACTTCCATGTAA
- the TPM1 gene encoding tropomyosin alpha-1 chain isoform X14, translating into MDAIKKKMQMLKLDKENALDRAEQAEADKKAAEERSKQLEEDIVQLEKQLHVTEDARDQVLEELHKAEDSLLSAEENAAKLEDELVALQKKLKGTEDELDKYSESLKDAQEKLELAEKKATDAESEVASLNRRIQLVEEELDRAQERLATALQKLEEAEKAADESERGMKVIENRAQKDEEKMEIQEIQLKEAKHIAEEADRKYEEVARKLVIIESDLERAEERAELSESQVRQLEEQLRIMDQTLKALMAAEDKYSQKEDKYEEEIKVLTDKLKEAETRAEFAERSVTKLEKSIDDLEDELYAQKLKYKAISEELDHALNDMTSM; encoded by the exons atggacGCCATCAAGAAGAAGATGCAGATGCTGAAGCTGGACAAGGAGAACGCGCTGGACCGCGCCGAGCAGGCCGAGGCCGACAAGAAGGCGGCGGAGGAGCGCAGCAAGCAG CTAGAGGAGGACATCGTGCAATTGGAAAAGCAATTGCACGTGACGGAGGATGCGCGGGACCAGGTGCTGGAGGAGCTGCACAAGGCGGAGGACAGCCTCCTCTCCGCCGAGGAGAATGCCGCCAAG TTGGAGGACGAGCTGGTGGCTCTGCAAAAGAAGCTGAAGGGCACTGAGGATGAGCTGGACAAATACTCCGAGTCCCTTAAAGATGCCCAGGAAAAGTTGGAACTGGCTGAAAAAAAGGCCACAGAT GCTGAGAGCGAGGTAGCTTCTCTGAACAGACGCATCCAGCTGGTTGAGGAAGAGTTGGATCGGGCTCAGGAGCGCTTGGCCACTGCCCTGCAGAAGCTGGAGGAGGCTGAGAAGGCTGCAGATGAGAGTGAAAG AGGAATGAAGGTCATTGAAAATAGAGCCCAGAaggatgaagagaaaatggaaatccAAGAGATCCAGCTTAAAGAAGCTAAGCACATTGCTGAAGAGGCTGACCGCAAGTATGAAGAG GTGGCTCGTAAGCTTGTGATCATTGAGAGTGACCTGGAGCGGGCTGAGGAACGTGCTGAGCTTTCAGAAAG CCAAGTCCGACAGCTGGAAGAACAGTTAAGAATAATGGATCAAACCTTGAAAGCATTAATGGCTGCAGAGGATAAG TACTCGCAGAAAGAAGACAAATATGAAGAAGAGATCAAAGTATTGACTGACAAACTGAAGGAG GCTGAGACCCGTGCTGAATTTGCTGAGAGATCAGTAACCAAGCTGGAGAAGAGCATTGATGACCTAGAAG ATGAGCTATATGCTCAGAAACTGAAGTACAAAGCCATCAGCGAGGAGCTGGACCACGCTCTCAATGATATGACTTCCATGTAA
- the TPM1 gene encoding tropomyosin alpha-1 chain isoform X18 encodes MDAIKKKMQMLKLDKENALDRAEQAEADKKAAEERSKQLEEDIVQLEKQLHVTEDARDQVLEELHKAEDSLLSAEENAAKAESEVASLNRRIQLVEEELDRAQERLATALQKLEEAEKAADESERGMKVIENRAQKDEEKMEIQEIQLKEAKHIAEEADRKYEEVARKLVIIESDLERAEERAELSESQVRQLEEQLRIMDQTLKALMAAEDKYSQKEDKYEEEIKVLTDKLKEAETRAEFAERSVTKLEKSIDDLEDELYAQKLKYKAISEELDHALNDMTSM; translated from the exons atggacGCCATCAAGAAGAAGATGCAGATGCTGAAGCTGGACAAGGAGAACGCGCTGGACCGCGCCGAGCAGGCCGAGGCCGACAAGAAGGCGGCGGAGGAGCGCAGCAAGCAG CTAGAGGAGGACATCGTGCAATTGGAAAAGCAATTGCACGTGACGGAGGATGCGCGGGACCAGGTGCTGGAGGAGCTGCACAAGGCGGAGGACAGCCTCCTCTCCGCCGAGGAGAATGCCGCCAAG GCTGAGAGCGAGGTAGCTTCTCTGAACAGACGCATCCAGCTGGTTGAGGAAGAGTTGGATCGGGCTCAGGAGCGCTTGGCCACTGCCCTGCAGAAGCTGGAGGAGGCTGAGAAGGCTGCAGATGAGAGTGAAAG AGGAATGAAGGTCATTGAAAATAGAGCCCAGAaggatgaagagaaaatggaaatccAAGAGATCCAGCTTAAAGAAGCTAAGCACATTGCTGAAGAGGCTGACCGCAAGTATGAAGAG GTGGCTCGTAAGCTTGTGATCATTGAGAGTGACCTGGAGCGGGCTGAGGAACGTGCTGAGCTTTCAGAAAG CCAAGTCCGACAGCTGGAAGAACAGTTAAGAATAATGGATCAAACCTTGAAAGCATTAATGGCTGCAGAGGATAAG TACTCGCAGAAAGAAGACAAATATGAAGAAGAGATCAAAGTATTGACTGACAAACTGAAGGAG GCTGAGACCCGTGCTGAATTTGCTGAGAGATCAGTAACCAAGCTGGAGAAGAGCATTGATGACCTAGAAG ATGAGCTATATGCTCAGAAACTGAAGTACAAAGCCATCAGCGAGGAGCTGGACCACGCTCTCAATGATATGACTTCCATGTAA
- the TPM1 gene encoding tropomyosin alpha-1 chain isoform X17, which produces MDAIKKKMQMLKLDKENALDRAEQAEADKKAAEERSKQLEDELVALQKKLKGTEDELDKYSESLKDAQEKLELAEKKATDAESEVASLNRRIQLVEEELDRAQERLATALQKLEEAEKAADESERGMKVIENRAQKDEEKMEIQEIQLKEAKHIAEEADRKYEEVARKLVIIESDLERAEERAELSESKCAELEEELKTVTNNLKSLEAQAEKYSQKEDKYEEEIKVLTDKLKEAETRAEFAERSVTKLEKSIDDLEDELYAQKLKYKAISEELDHALNDMTSM; this is translated from the exons atggacGCCATCAAGAAGAAGATGCAGATGCTGAAGCTGGACAAGGAGAACGCGCTGGACCGCGCCGAGCAGGCCGAGGCCGACAAGAAGGCGGCGGAGGAGCGCAGCAAGCAG TTGGAGGACGAGCTGGTGGCTCTGCAAAAGAAGCTGAAGGGCACTGAGGATGAGCTGGACAAATACTCCGAGTCCCTTAAAGATGCCCAGGAAAAGTTGGAACTGGCTGAAAAAAAGGCCACAGAT GCTGAGAGCGAGGTAGCTTCTCTGAACAGACGCATCCAGCTGGTTGAGGAAGAGTTGGATCGGGCTCAGGAGCGCTTGGCCACTGCCCTGCAGAAGCTGGAGGAGGCTGAGAAGGCTGCAGATGAGAGTGAAAG AGGAATGAAGGTCATTGAAAATAGAGCCCAGAaggatgaagagaaaatggaaatccAAGAGATCCAGCTTAAAGAAGCTAAGCACATTGCTGAAGAGGCTGACCGCAAGTATGAAGAG GTGGCTCGTAAGCTTGTGATCATTGAGAGTGACCTGGAGCGGGCTGAGGAACGTGCTGAGCTTTCAGAAAG CAAATGTGCTGAGCTTGAAGAGGAGTTGAAAACTGTGACCAACAACCTGAAGTCGCTGGAGGCTCAGGCTGAGAAG TACTCGCAGAAAGAAGACAAATATGAAGAAGAGATCAAAGTATTGACTGACAAACTGAAGGAG GCTGAGACCCGTGCTGAATTTGCTGAGAGATCAGTAACCAAGCTGGAGAAGAGCATTGATGACCTAGAAG ATGAGCTATATGCTCAGAAACTGAAGTACAAAGCCATCAGCGAGGAGCTGGACCACGCTCTCAATGATATGACTTCCATGTAA
- the TPM1 gene encoding tropomyosin alpha-1 chain isoform X19, with translation MDAIKKKMQMLKLDKENALDRAEQAEADKKAAEERSKQLEDELVALQKKLKGTEDELDKYSESLKDAQEKLELAEKKATDAESEVASLNRRIQLVEEELDRAQERLATALQKLEEAEKAADESERGMKVIENRAQKDEEKMEIQEIQLKEAKHIAEEADRKYEEVARKLVIIESDLERAEERAELSESKCAELEEELKTVTNNLKSLEAQAEKYSQKEDKYEEEIKVLTDKLKEAETRAEFAERSVTKLEKSIDDLEDQLYQQLEQNSRLTNELKLALNED, from the exons atggacGCCATCAAGAAGAAGATGCAGATGCTGAAGCTGGACAAGGAGAACGCGCTGGACCGCGCCGAGCAGGCCGAGGCCGACAAGAAGGCGGCGGAGGAGCGCAGCAAGCAG TTGGAGGACGAGCTGGTGGCTCTGCAAAAGAAGCTGAAGGGCACTGAGGATGAGCTGGACAAATACTCCGAGTCCCTTAAAGATGCCCAGGAAAAGTTGGAACTGGCTGAAAAAAAGGCCACAGAT GCTGAGAGCGAGGTAGCTTCTCTGAACAGACGCATCCAGCTGGTTGAGGAAGAGTTGGATCGGGCTCAGGAGCGCTTGGCCACTGCCCTGCAGAAGCTGGAGGAGGCTGAGAAGGCTGCAGATGAGAGTGAAAG AGGAATGAAGGTCATTGAAAATAGAGCCCAGAaggatgaagagaaaatggaaatccAAGAGATCCAGCTTAAAGAAGCTAAGCACATTGCTGAAGAGGCTGACCGCAAGTATGAAGAG GTGGCTCGTAAGCTTGTGATCATTGAGAGTGACCTGGAGCGGGCTGAGGAACGTGCTGAGCTTTCAGAAAG CAAATGTGCTGAGCTTGAAGAGGAGTTGAAAACTGTGACCAACAACCTGAAGTCGCTGGAGGCTCAGGCTGAGAAG TACTCGCAGAAAGAAGACAAATATGAAGAAGAGATCAAAGTATTGACTGACAAACTGAAGGAG GCTGAGACCCGTGCTGAATTTGCTGAGAGATCAGTAACCAAGCTGGAGAAGAGCATTGATGACCTAGAAG
- the TPM1 gene encoding tropomyosin alpha-1 chain isoform X4: MDAIKKKMQMLKLDKENALDRAEQAEADKKAAEERSKQLEEDIVQLEKQLHVTEDARDQVLEELHKAEDSLLSAEENAAKAESEVASLNRRIQLVEEELDRAQERLATALQKLEEAEKAADESERGMKVIENRAQKDEEKMEIQEIQLKEAKHIAEEADRKYEEVARKLVIIESDLERAEERAELSESKCAELEEELKTVTNNLKSLEAQAEKYSQKEDKYEEEIKVLTDKLKEAETRAEFAERSVTKLEKSIDDLEEKVAHAKEENLSMHQMLDQTLLELNNM; the protein is encoded by the exons atggacGCCATCAAGAAGAAGATGCAGATGCTGAAGCTGGACAAGGAGAACGCGCTGGACCGCGCCGAGCAGGCCGAGGCCGACAAGAAGGCGGCGGAGGAGCGCAGCAAGCAG CTAGAGGAGGACATCGTGCAATTGGAAAAGCAATTGCACGTGACGGAGGATGCGCGGGACCAGGTGCTGGAGGAGCTGCACAAGGCGGAGGACAGCCTCCTCTCCGCCGAGGAGAATGCCGCCAAG GCTGAGAGCGAGGTAGCTTCTCTGAACAGACGCATCCAGCTGGTTGAGGAAGAGTTGGATCGGGCTCAGGAGCGCTTGGCCACTGCCCTGCAGAAGCTGGAGGAGGCTGAGAAGGCTGCAGATGAGAGTGAAAG AGGAATGAAGGTCATTGAAAATAGAGCCCAGAaggatgaagagaaaatggaaatccAAGAGATCCAGCTTAAAGAAGCTAAGCACATTGCTGAAGAGGCTGACCGCAAGTATGAAGAG GTGGCTCGTAAGCTTGTGATCATTGAGAGTGACCTGGAGCGGGCTGAGGAACGTGCTGAGCTTTCAGAAAG CAAATGTGCTGAGCTTGAAGAGGAGTTGAAAACTGTGACCAACAACCTGAAGTCGCTGGAGGCTCAGGCTGAGAAG TACTCGCAGAAAGAAGACAAATATGAAGAAGAGATCAAAGTATTGACTGACAAACTGAAGGAG GCTGAGACCCGTGCTGAATTTGCTGAGAGATCAGTAACCAAGCTGGAGAAGAGCATTGATGACCTAGAAG
- the TPM1 gene encoding tropomyosin alpha-1 chain isoform X13 has translation MDAIKKKMQMLKLDKENALDRAEQAEADKKAAEERSKQLEEDIVQLEKQLHVTEDARDQVLEELHKAEDSLLSAEENAAKLEDELVALQKKLKGTEDELDKYSESLKDAQEKLELAEKKATDAESEVASLNRRIQLVEEELDRAQERLATALQKLEEAEKAADESERGMKVIENRAQKDEEKMEIQEIQLKEAKHIAEEADRKYEEVARKLVIIESDLERAEERAELSESKCAELEEELKTVTNNLKSLEAQAEKYSQKEDKYEEEIKVLTDKLKEAETRAEFAERSVTKLEKSIDDLEEKVAHAKEENLSMHQMLDQTLLELNNM, from the exons atggacGCCATCAAGAAGAAGATGCAGATGCTGAAGCTGGACAAGGAGAACGCGCTGGACCGCGCCGAGCAGGCCGAGGCCGACAAGAAGGCGGCGGAGGAGCGCAGCAAGCAG CTAGAGGAGGACATCGTGCAATTGGAAAAGCAATTGCACGTGACGGAGGATGCGCGGGACCAGGTGCTGGAGGAGCTGCACAAGGCGGAGGACAGCCTCCTCTCCGCCGAGGAGAATGCCGCCAAG TTGGAGGACGAGCTGGTGGCTCTGCAAAAGAAGCTGAAGGGCACTGAGGATGAGCTGGACAAATACTCCGAGTCCCTTAAAGATGCCCAGGAAAAGTTGGAACTGGCTGAAAAAAAGGCCACAGAT GCTGAGAGCGAGGTAGCTTCTCTGAACAGACGCATCCAGCTGGTTGAGGAAGAGTTGGATCGGGCTCAGGAGCGCTTGGCCACTGCCCTGCAGAAGCTGGAGGAGGCTGAGAAGGCTGCAGATGAGAGTGAAAG AGGAATGAAGGTCATTGAAAATAGAGCCCAGAaggatgaagagaaaatggaaatccAAGAGATCCAGCTTAAAGAAGCTAAGCACATTGCTGAAGAGGCTGACCGCAAGTATGAAGAG GTGGCTCGTAAGCTTGTGATCATTGAGAGTGACCTGGAGCGGGCTGAGGAACGTGCTGAGCTTTCAGAAAG CAAATGTGCTGAGCTTGAAGAGGAGTTGAAAACTGTGACCAACAACCTGAAGTCGCTGGAGGCTCAGGCTGAGAAG TACTCGCAGAAAGAAGACAAATATGAAGAAGAGATCAAAGTATTGACTGACAAACTGAAGGAG GCTGAGACCCGTGCTGAATTTGCTGAGAGATCAGTAACCAAGCTGGAGAAGAGCATTGATGACCTAGAAG
- the TPM1 gene encoding tropomyosin alpha-1 chain isoform X7, which translates to MDAIKKKMQMLKLDKENALDRAEQAEADKKAAEERSKQLEDELVALQKKLKGTEDELDKYSESLKDAQEKLELAEKKATDAESEVASLNRRIQLVEEELDRAQERLATALQKLEEAEKAADESERGMKVIENRAQKDEEKMEIQEIQLKEAKHIAEEADRKYEEVARKLVIIESDLERAEERAELSESQVRQLEEQLRIMDQTLKALMAAEDKYSQKEDKYEEEIKVLTDKLKEAETRAEFAERSVTKLEKSIDDLEEKVAHAKEENLSMHQMLDQTLLELNNM; encoded by the exons atggacGCCATCAAGAAGAAGATGCAGATGCTGAAGCTGGACAAGGAGAACGCGCTGGACCGCGCCGAGCAGGCCGAGGCCGACAAGAAGGCGGCGGAGGAGCGCAGCAAGCAG TTGGAGGACGAGCTGGTGGCTCTGCAAAAGAAGCTGAAGGGCACTGAGGATGAGCTGGACAAATACTCCGAGTCCCTTAAAGATGCCCAGGAAAAGTTGGAACTGGCTGAAAAAAAGGCCACAGAT GCTGAGAGCGAGGTAGCTTCTCTGAACAGACGCATCCAGCTGGTTGAGGAAGAGTTGGATCGGGCTCAGGAGCGCTTGGCCACTGCCCTGCAGAAGCTGGAGGAGGCTGAGAAGGCTGCAGATGAGAGTGAAAG AGGAATGAAGGTCATTGAAAATAGAGCCCAGAaggatgaagagaaaatggaaatccAAGAGATCCAGCTTAAAGAAGCTAAGCACATTGCTGAAGAGGCTGACCGCAAGTATGAAGAG GTGGCTCGTAAGCTTGTGATCATTGAGAGTGACCTGGAGCGGGCTGAGGAACGTGCTGAGCTTTCAGAAAG CCAAGTCCGACAGCTGGAAGAACAGTTAAGAATAATGGATCAAACCTTGAAAGCATTAATGGCTGCAGAGGATAAG TACTCGCAGAAAGAAGACAAATATGAAGAAGAGATCAAAGTATTGACTGACAAACTGAAGGAG GCTGAGACCCGTGCTGAATTTGCTGAGAGATCAGTAACCAAGCTGGAGAAGAGCATTGATGACCTAGAAG